A window of the Danio aesculapii chromosome 10, fDanAes4.1, whole genome shotgun sequence genome harbors these coding sequences:
- the ier3ip1 gene encoding immediate early response 3-interacting protein 1, giving the protein MAFTLYALIQTAILFTNAIAVLHEERFLSKIGWGAEQGVGGFGDEPGIKAQLLNLIRSVRTVMRVPLIAVNSVCIVLLLLFG; this is encoded by the exons ATGGCGTTCACACTGTACGCACTGATTCAGACAGCGATATTATTCACAAATGCCATCGCTGTTCTTCACGAAGAGAGGTTTCTCAGCAAAA ttggCTGGGGAGCAGAGCAAGGTGTTGGAGGATTTGGAGATGAACCCGGGATTAAAGCACAACTTTTGAACCTTATTCGCTCCGTCAGGACGGTCATGAGAG TTCCTCTGATAGCCGTAAATTCAGTGTGTATCGTCCTTCTGTTATTGTTTGGATGA
- the skor2 gene encoding SKI family transcriptional corepressor 2 isoform X1 — protein MDKSLLPRPKDIVMATPPSSFQQEPLTPPRSSLKPNQVGQVILYGVPIVSLVIDNQERLCLAQISNTLLKNYSYNEIHNRRVALGITCVQCTPVQLEILRRAGAMPISSRRCGMITKREAERLCKSFLGENSPPKLPDNFAFEVMHECAWGCRGSFIPARYNSSRAKCIKCSYCNMYFSPNKFIFHSHRTPEAKYTQPDAANFNSWRRHLKLAEKTPPDDLMFAWEDVKAMFNGGSRKRALPSSHCSSLSAVKAVNSVLPHMISPELAQKRGRYEDDDDLDSNSLSPRKAPRSYPVIPVPSKGFGMLQKFPTTSLFPSPYTFPAFGLCPQKKDDSEASNGQKNNSLSGLLWPGRKDAFYPPFCMFWPPRATGGIPVPTYLQPQPNALSSLTESPSLRQAFLDLSEQGDAGSGLDTNPRSGLFDSDCPPVTSELRPAPEGWLKLLDAPSLQARKASYHSAFRPVVKDTESIAKLHGSLEDFGPERHLSPGTSCSYQSDSAESDEEQEVDVETKQDEEQEDFGSRAAQTPPQPCGMHMRGLPDSQTTAEQAKEQASFPSIPAETPAEDKPGLAVSPPTILKVPSPVHGSLEESAAYRNAHKSRDDGLPAYATKNKTAISDDNKEQSSFFVSETETSAPEYWRENPTDQSQDANSPVSLKKDVENMEKEELQKVLLEQIDLRRRLEQEFHALKGSSPFPVFHNFQDQMKRELAYREEMVQQLQMIPYANIIRKEKVGTHLNKS, from the exons ATGGACAAGAGTCTTCTGCCTAGACCAAAAGACATTGTGATGGCAACCCCACCGAGTTCATTTCAGCAGGAGCCCCTCACACCTCCAAGATCCTCACTTAAGCCCAACCAAGTTGGACAGGTCATCCTCTACGGGGTACCAATTGTTTCACTGGTAATTGACAATCAAGAGCGGCTATGCCTGGCTCAGATATCCAACACCCTGTTAAAGAACTACAGCTACAATGAGATCCACAACCGTCGAGTAGCTCTCGGCATCACCTGTGTGCAGTGCACCCCAGTCCAGCTTGAGATCCTTCGGCGGGCAGGTGCCATGCCCATTTCATCCCGGCGCTGTGGCATGATCACCAAACGGGAAGCGGAACGGCTTTGCAAGTCTTTCCTGGGCGAGAACTCTCCACCCAAACTGCCAGACAACTTTGCGTTTGAagtgatgcatgaatgtgcttgGGGCTGCCGGGGAAGTTTCATCCCAGCACGCTACAACAGCTCCAGGGCTAAATGCATCAAGTGCTCCTACTGCAATATGTACTTCTCCCCGAACAAATTCATCTTCCACTCACACCGCACACCCGAGGCCAAGTACACACAGCCAGATGCCGCCAACTTCAACTCCTGGCGTCGGCACCTTAAACTGGCAGAAAAAACACCACCCGACGACCTGATGTTTGCCTGGGAGGATGTAAAAGCCATGTTCAATGGAGGAAGTCGTAAGAGAGCGCTTCCTTCCTCTCACTGCTCATCTTTGAGTGCAGTCAAAGCTGTAAACTCAGTTCTGCCCCACATGATCTCTCCCGAACTGGCCCAGAAGAGGGGACgatatgaggatgatgatgatttgGACTCCAACAGCCTCTCACCTCGAAAAGCACCTCGCAGTTACCCCGTTATTCCGGTCCCAAGTAAAGGTTTCGGGATGTTGCAAAAGTTCCCAACTACGTCACTATTCCCCAGCCCCTACACCTTCCCTGCATTTGGCCTGTGCCCGCAGAAGAAGGACGACAGCGAGGCAAGCAATGGACAGAAAAATAACAGCCTCTCAGGTCTTCTTTGGCCTGGCCGTAAAGATGCTTTTTATCCTCCTTTCTGCATGTTCTGGCCCCCAAGGGCAACAGGGGGTATTCCAGTACCCACTTACCTGCAACCCCAACCCAATGCTTTGTCCTCCCTCACAGAAAGCCCATCTCTCAGACAAGCTTTTTTGGATCTGTCTGAGCAGGGCGATGCTGGTTCAGGCTTGGATACAAACCCCAGATCTGGGCTGTTTGACAGTGACTGCCCACCCGTGACCTCAGAACTACGACCTGCCCCAGAAGGCTGGCTAAAGCTGCTAGACGCCCCCTCCCTACAAGCCCGCAAGGCCAGTTACCACTCTGCCTTCCGGCCAGTGGTCAAAGACACAGAAAGCATCGCCAAACTCCACGGCAGCCTGGAGGACTTCGGCCCTGAGAGGCACCTTTCCCCAGGAACCAGCTGCAGCTACCAAAGTGACAGTGCAGAAAGTGACGAGGAGCAAGAAGTGGATGTGGAGACGAAACAGGATGAGGAACAGGAGGACTTTGGCAGCCGTGCAGCGCAGACACCACCGCAGCCGTGCGGCATGCACATGCGTGGACTTCCTGACAGCCAAACAACAGCCGAACAGGCCAAAGAACAAGCCTCCTTCCCAAGCATACCCGCTGAGACCCCGGCAGAGGACAAACCAGGCCTCGCTGTCAGTCCGCCTACTATCCTCAAAGTCCCCAGCCCCGTTCACGGCTCGCTGGAGGAAAGCGCCGcgtacagaaat GCTCACAAGAGCAGAGACGATGGGCTGCCAGCTTAcgcaaccaaaaacaaaacagccaTCTCAG ATGACAACAAAGAGCAAAGCAGCTTTTTCGTCTCAGAGACAGAGACATCCGCACCGGAATACTGGCGAGAAAACCCAA CAGACCAAAGTCAAGATGCAAACTCTCCTGTATCACTTAAGAAGGATGTTGAGAACATGGAAAAAG AGGAACTCCAGAAAGTTCTCCTTGAACAGATAGATTTACGGAGGAGACTGGAGCAGGAGTTTCACGCTCTGAAAGGCAGCTCTCCATTTCCAGTTTTCC ATAACTTTCAGGACCAAATGAAGAGAGAACTGGCGTACAGGGAAGAGATGGTACAGCAGTTACAGATG ATTCCCTATGCAAACATCATTAGAAAAGAAAAAGTCGGGACACATCTAAACAAAAGCTAA
- the skor2 gene encoding SKI family transcriptional corepressor 2 isoform X2: MDKSLLPRPKDIVMATPPSSFQQEPLTPPRSSLKPNQVGQVILYGVPIVSLVIDNQERLCLAQISNTLLKNYSYNEIHNRRVALGITCVQCTPVQLEILRRAGAMPISSRRCGMITKREAERLCKSFLGENSPPKLPDNFAFEVMHECAWGCRGSFIPARYNSSRAKCIKCSYCNMYFSPNKFIFHSHRTPEAKYTQPDAANFNSWRRHLKLAEKTPPDDLMFAWEDVKAMFNGGSRKRALPSSHCSSLSAVKAVNSVLPHMISPELAQKRGRYEDDDDLDSNSLSPRKAPRSYPVIPVPSKGFGMLQKFPTTSLFPSPYTFPAFGLCPQKKDDSEASNGQKNNSLSGLLWPGRKDAFYPPFCMFWPPRATGGIPVPTYLQPQPNALSSLTESPSLRQAFLDLSEQGDAGSGLDTNPRSGLFDSDCPPVTSELRPAPEGWLKLLDAPSLQARKASYHSAFRPVVKDTESIAKLHGSLEDFGPERHLSPGTSCSYQSDSAESDEEQEVDVETKQDEEQEDFGSRAAQTPPQPCGMHMRGLPDSQTTAEQAKEQASFPSIPAETPAEDKPGLAVSPPTILKVPSPVHGSLEESAAYRNAHKSRDDGLPAYATKNKTAISDDNKEQSSFFVSETETSAPEYWRENPNQSQDANSPVSLKKDVENMEKEELQKVLLEQIDLRRRLEQEFHALKGSSPFPVFHNFQDQMKRELAYREEMVQQLQMIPYANIIRKEKVGTHLNKS, translated from the exons ATGGACAAGAGTCTTCTGCCTAGACCAAAAGACATTGTGATGGCAACCCCACCGAGTTCATTTCAGCAGGAGCCCCTCACACCTCCAAGATCCTCACTTAAGCCCAACCAAGTTGGACAGGTCATCCTCTACGGGGTACCAATTGTTTCACTGGTAATTGACAATCAAGAGCGGCTATGCCTGGCTCAGATATCCAACACCCTGTTAAAGAACTACAGCTACAATGAGATCCACAACCGTCGAGTAGCTCTCGGCATCACCTGTGTGCAGTGCACCCCAGTCCAGCTTGAGATCCTTCGGCGGGCAGGTGCCATGCCCATTTCATCCCGGCGCTGTGGCATGATCACCAAACGGGAAGCGGAACGGCTTTGCAAGTCTTTCCTGGGCGAGAACTCTCCACCCAAACTGCCAGACAACTTTGCGTTTGAagtgatgcatgaatgtgcttgGGGCTGCCGGGGAAGTTTCATCCCAGCACGCTACAACAGCTCCAGGGCTAAATGCATCAAGTGCTCCTACTGCAATATGTACTTCTCCCCGAACAAATTCATCTTCCACTCACACCGCACACCCGAGGCCAAGTACACACAGCCAGATGCCGCCAACTTCAACTCCTGGCGTCGGCACCTTAAACTGGCAGAAAAAACACCACCCGACGACCTGATGTTTGCCTGGGAGGATGTAAAAGCCATGTTCAATGGAGGAAGTCGTAAGAGAGCGCTTCCTTCCTCTCACTGCTCATCTTTGAGTGCAGTCAAAGCTGTAAACTCAGTTCTGCCCCACATGATCTCTCCCGAACTGGCCCAGAAGAGGGGACgatatgaggatgatgatgatttgGACTCCAACAGCCTCTCACCTCGAAAAGCACCTCGCAGTTACCCCGTTATTCCGGTCCCAAGTAAAGGTTTCGGGATGTTGCAAAAGTTCCCAACTACGTCACTATTCCCCAGCCCCTACACCTTCCCTGCATTTGGCCTGTGCCCGCAGAAGAAGGACGACAGCGAGGCAAGCAATGGACAGAAAAATAACAGCCTCTCAGGTCTTCTTTGGCCTGGCCGTAAAGATGCTTTTTATCCTCCTTTCTGCATGTTCTGGCCCCCAAGGGCAACAGGGGGTATTCCAGTACCCACTTACCTGCAACCCCAACCCAATGCTTTGTCCTCCCTCACAGAAAGCCCATCTCTCAGACAAGCTTTTTTGGATCTGTCTGAGCAGGGCGATGCTGGTTCAGGCTTGGATACAAACCCCAGATCTGGGCTGTTTGACAGTGACTGCCCACCCGTGACCTCAGAACTACGACCTGCCCCAGAAGGCTGGCTAAAGCTGCTAGACGCCCCCTCCCTACAAGCCCGCAAGGCCAGTTACCACTCTGCCTTCCGGCCAGTGGTCAAAGACACAGAAAGCATCGCCAAACTCCACGGCAGCCTGGAGGACTTCGGCCCTGAGAGGCACCTTTCCCCAGGAACCAGCTGCAGCTACCAAAGTGACAGTGCAGAAAGTGACGAGGAGCAAGAAGTGGATGTGGAGACGAAACAGGATGAGGAACAGGAGGACTTTGGCAGCCGTGCAGCGCAGACACCACCGCAGCCGTGCGGCATGCACATGCGTGGACTTCCTGACAGCCAAACAACAGCCGAACAGGCCAAAGAACAAGCCTCCTTCCCAAGCATACCCGCTGAGACCCCGGCAGAGGACAAACCAGGCCTCGCTGTCAGTCCGCCTACTATCCTCAAAGTCCCCAGCCCCGTTCACGGCTCGCTGGAGGAAAGCGCCGcgtacagaaat GCTCACAAGAGCAGAGACGATGGGCTGCCAGCTTAcgcaaccaaaaacaaaacagccaTCTCAG ATGACAACAAAGAGCAAAGCAGCTTTTTCGTCTCAGAGACAGAGACATCCGCACCGGAATACTGGCGAGAAAACCCAA ACCAAAGTCAAGATGCAAACTCTCCTGTATCACTTAAGAAGGATGTTGAGAACATGGAAAAAG AGGAACTCCAGAAAGTTCTCCTTGAACAGATAGATTTACGGAGGAGACTGGAGCAGGAGTTTCACGCTCTGAAAGGCAGCTCTCCATTTCCAGTTTTCC ATAACTTTCAGGACCAAATGAAGAGAGAACTGGCGTACAGGGAAGAGATGGTACAGCAGTTACAGATG ATTCCCTATGCAAACATCATTAGAAAAGAAAAAGTCGGGACACATCTAAACAAAAGCTAA